In the Leptospira sp. WS4.C2 genome, one interval contains:
- a CDS encoding DUF1566 domain-containing protein: MTHPFNRSLCLFFLLLLFYSCQRSALSNLCDPKTEDYLESLLLRYINFDETDHCGLVLKVNPPTYLICPPLVPKINGVFFSESFETDGNRISFSSNPPLPEGISFSPFFSSLQGSYFGWKANRTNFTITASNPKGSASCTYKPAWMGKLPLKTNLTSCYDGANNPDPTCTALPGQDGHLQKGLSQNYVGPSLVAGVEITTDLNTGLIWTSCQRGKTGIGCPTIGTTTFSFSGAQTECTSLNAGAGFANRTDWRVPEMEEYSSTFNYAVANPSINTTYFPATDSFNFKTNTSNAAATAAFYPTFIESSIGAGNYSDMHHLRCVSNGSPPTAKRLLDNGNGTITDLDTSLVWQRCTAGQTNLTTCTGGTDLITNWASAVSYCQGLNLAGKIWRLPNVSELRGLLDYYLTFGSPGFDPIYFPNTASSNYWTSTTSTLSAASAYIVDFGSSSGGSDVKSNNATNRTRCVTDF; this comes from the coding sequence ATGACTCATCCTTTTAATAGATCACTTTGCCTTTTCTTTCTTCTTTTGTTATTCTATTCCTGCCAAAGGTCTGCCTTAAGCAATCTCTGCGATCCCAAAACAGAAGATTATCTGGAAAGCCTACTCCTTCGTTATATAAATTTTGATGAAACGGATCACTGCGGATTGGTCTTAAAAGTAAATCCACCTACTTATTTAATCTGTCCCCCTTTAGTACCTAAAATCAATGGAGTATTCTTTTCTGAAAGTTTTGAAACCGACGGAAACAGGATTAGTTTTTCTTCAAATCCACCCCTTCCAGAGGGAATTTCTTTTTCTCCATTTTTTTCTTCGCTCCAAGGAAGTTATTTTGGATGGAAAGCAAACCGTACCAATTTTACCATCACTGCTAGTAATCCAAAAGGTTCTGCGAGTTGTACTTACAAACCTGCTTGGATGGGAAAACTCCCGCTAAAAACCAATCTCACAAGTTGTTATGATGGAGCCAATAACCCGGATCCAACTTGTACTGCACTTCCAGGACAAGATGGTCATTTACAGAAGGGACTTTCTCAAAATTATGTTGGCCCGAGTTTGGTCGCAGGAGTGGAGATCACAACAGACCTAAACACAGGACTTATTTGGACCAGTTGCCAACGAGGAAAAACGGGCATTGGTTGTCCTACCATCGGGACTACTACATTTTCCTTTTCCGGTGCACAAACCGAATGTACTAGTCTTAATGCGGGAGCTGGTTTTGCCAATCGCACCGATTGGCGAGTTCCAGAAATGGAAGAATATTCGAGTACATTCAATTATGCGGTTGCCAATCCTTCTATCAATACAACTTATTTTCCGGCAACGGATAGTTTTAATTTTAAAACGAATACTTCCAATGCGGCAGCAACTGCAGCCTTCTATCCCACGTTTATTGAGTCCTCAATTGGAGCTGGTAACTACAGCGATATGCATCATCTACGCTGCGTCTCCAATGGTAGTCCTCCGACCGCCAAACGATTGCTAGACAATGGGAATGGTACGATTACCGACCTTGACACTTCTTTAGTTTGGCAACGGTGTACCGCAGGTCAAACTAACTTAACTACTTGTACAGGGGGAACGGATCTAATCACCAATTGGGCTAGTGCCGTCAGTTATTGCCAAGGTCTAAACCTGGCCGGAAAAATATGGAGATTGCCCAATGTGAGTGAACTTCGAGGTCTCCTAGATTATTACCTGACATTTGGTAGCCCCGGATTTGATCCCATCTATTTTCCCAATACAGCTTCTTCAAACTATTGGACATCGACAACAAGCACTTTGAGTGCGGCTAGTGCCTACATAGTAGATTTTGGAAGTTCTAGTGGTGGGTCTGATGTAAAGTCAAACAATGCAACCAATCGAACTCGTTGTGTTACGGATTTTTAA
- a CDS encoding PAS domain S-box protein, producing the protein MKSFNQTNPSSFVLFADSLPFGVFIFESPTCEFSLESQLVYVNPLAKTFLELKTLEKNPTNLKELFPQLQKEGLLSQILSGLTNENHSPIYLNAEHLLVKKSESKKVYSLLAKPLTDKHFFFLLEDVTELSFAEKSFREKESQLDRVLKTMINGVVVVNLQGQIIYANDSAANILSLEINKIENKYFASKDWRQIQEDGSPFPPEELPLTIALKKQQTVYNSEHGIIADGEKVKWLSINATPLYNADGKLEGATASFLDITELKNTQNTIGLKNRKLKAILDAIERSAIVSVTDTKGVIQRANHKFIKISGYSETELLGSDHRKLNSKFHPKEFWEKMWTDILSGRPWEGIIRNQTKQGNFFWLQTYIHPLYDSNDKIESFLSIRFDITEEVEALENTNRMLHFTGIQNSRLQNFAYIVSHNIRQHSSNFTSLIDLLEENPSEEERKNIVNMLHASADKLNETITHLNDIISINQMLNKPMEICTIEEEVQKTLNILKGSIESRNIQVFMEIENHLELKIIPAYLESILLNLVSNAIKYVRLKHGAFIRVSAKKSGRQMQLVVEDNGLGIDLEKHGNKIFGMFKTFHKNEDARGIGLFITKSQVEVLGGSITVQSTEGKGSTFTVILPEKPNESIHL; encoded by the coding sequence ATGAAATCATTCAATCAAACCAATCCTTCATCATTTGTTCTATTTGCAGACAGTCTTCCTTTTGGAGTTTTTATTTTCGAATCACCGACATGTGAGTTTTCACTAGAAAGCCAATTGGTGTATGTTAACCCTTTGGCAAAAACATTTTTGGAATTGAAAACACTTGAAAAAAATCCAACCAACTTAAAAGAATTATTTCCTCAGTTACAAAAAGAAGGTTTACTTTCGCAAATCCTTTCCGGCTTAACTAACGAAAACCACTCTCCAATTTATTTAAATGCAGAACACTTATTAGTTAAAAAATCAGAAAGTAAAAAAGTATATTCGCTCTTAGCCAAACCACTTACGGACAAACATTTTTTCTTCCTCCTCGAGGATGTCACCGAACTATCGTTTGCTGAAAAATCCTTCCGTGAGAAAGAATCACAATTAGACCGCGTTTTAAAAACAATGATTAACGGAGTGGTTGTTGTAAACTTACAAGGACAAATTATTTATGCAAATGACAGTGCAGCTAACATCCTCTCGCTTGAAATAAACAAAATTGAAAACAAATACTTTGCCTCTAAAGATTGGCGACAAATCCAAGAAGATGGAAGTCCTTTTCCACCCGAAGAACTTCCATTAACAATTGCCCTTAAAAAACAGCAAACTGTTTACAACAGCGAACATGGCATTATTGCTGATGGAGAAAAAGTCAAATGGTTGAGTATCAATGCAACTCCTCTTTATAATGCAGATGGTAAATTAGAAGGTGCAACTGCCAGTTTCCTTGATATCACGGAACTAAAAAATACTCAAAATACAATCGGGCTAAAAAACCGAAAACTAAAAGCGATCCTTGATGCCATTGAAAGATCCGCCATTGTTAGTGTTACCGATACAAAAGGTGTCATACAAAGGGCAAACCATAAGTTTATCAAAATTTCAGGTTATTCGGAAACCGAACTTTTAGGTTCGGACCACAGAAAACTAAATTCCAAATTTCATCCTAAAGAGTTTTGGGAAAAAATGTGGACGGACATTCTTTCGGGACGTCCATGGGAAGGAATCATACGAAACCAAACGAAACAAGGAAACTTTTTCTGGTTACAAACGTACATCCATCCTCTCTACGATTCTAATGATAAGATAGAATCATTTTTATCCATTCGATTTGATATTACGGAAGAAGTAGAAGCCTTAGAAAACACCAACAGGATGCTTCATTTTACAGGAATTCAAAACAGTCGTTTACAGAATTTTGCTTACATTGTCTCACACAACATTCGCCAACACTCATCTAACTTCACATCCCTTATTGATTTATTAGAAGAGAACCCTTCTGAAGAAGAAAGAAAAAACATTGTGAATATGTTACATGCTTCAGCTGACAAGCTGAACGAAACGATCACCCACTTAAATGATATCATCTCCATCAACCAGATGTTAAACAAACCTATGGAAATTTGTACCATAGAAGAGGAAGTGCAAAAAACATTGAATATACTGAAGGGTTCCATTGAATCTCGAAACATCCAGGTGTTTATGGAAATCGAAAATCATTTGGAACTTAAAATCATTCCTGCCTATCTGGAAAGTATTCTTCTAAACTTAGTATCCAATGCAATCAAATATGTACGTTTGAAACATGGTGCTTTCATTCGTGTTTCTGCTAAAAAATCAGGAAGGCAAATGCAACTGGTAGTGGAAGACAACGGACTCGGAATTGATTTAGAAAAACATGGTAACAAAATCTTTGGCATGTTTAAGACCTTTCACAAAAACGAGGATGCCCGGGGGATTGGACTTTTCATCACCAAATCCCAAGTAGAGGTTCTCGGTGGATCAATCACCGTTCAAAGCACTGAAGGAAAAGGTTCGACGTTCACTGTCATACTCCCGGAAAAACCAAATGAGTCCATCCACCTCTAA
- the sucC gene encoding ADP-forming succinate--CoA ligase subunit beta: MKVHEYQAKEILRRHNANVPFGKVIDTVGDFEKAYSEVVQKSPVVVVKAQIHAGGRGKGGGVKVAKTKEDAKAAAERILGMQLITPQTGEEGKKVLKVYLEQGLEIAKEYYLSILLDRAFRKTIIMASTEGGMEIEEVAETHPEKIIKIQIDPGIGIQGSQVRELAFALGIPAEAQKSFTALVNSVYNAYIKEDAALLEINPLILTKQNEIIAGDCKMDLDENALYRHPENEALRDITEEDPFEVKAKEYNLNYVKLDGNIGCMVNGAGLAMATMDIVKLAGAEPANFLDVGGGANPTTVENGFRLILSDPNVKGIFVNVFGGIVRCDRVAVGIIEATKKVNVSVPVVVRLKGTNAEEGKKILNESGMNIVGVEGLRDAADKIVSLIKK, translated from the coding sequence ATGAAAGTCCACGAATACCAGGCCAAAGAAATCCTACGTAGACACAATGCCAACGTTCCCTTCGGAAAGGTCATCGACACAGTCGGTGATTTCGAAAAGGCATATAGCGAAGTTGTCCAAAAATCACCCGTAGTGGTGGTGAAAGCCCAAATCCACGCAGGTGGACGAGGAAAAGGTGGCGGGGTCAAAGTCGCCAAAACCAAAGAGGACGCAAAAGCTGCTGCTGAGAGAATACTCGGAATGCAACTCATTACTCCTCAAACCGGCGAAGAAGGAAAGAAAGTTCTCAAAGTTTATTTGGAACAAGGTCTTGAAATCGCAAAGGAATATTACCTTTCCATCCTACTTGATCGAGCTTTTCGCAAAACCATCATTATGGCTTCTACCGAAGGTGGTATGGAAATCGAAGAAGTTGCAGAAACTCATCCAGAAAAAATCATCAAAATTCAGATTGATCCAGGAATCGGAATCCAAGGTTCACAAGTGCGTGAACTCGCATTTGCTTTAGGAATTCCAGCGGAAGCACAAAAATCCTTCACAGCTCTTGTAAACTCTGTTTACAATGCATACATCAAAGAAGATGCAGCCCTCCTTGAGATCAACCCCCTCATCCTCACAAAACAAAACGAAATCATTGCAGGTGACTGCAAGATGGACTTGGATGAAAACGCTCTTTACCGCCACCCTGAAAACGAAGCTCTCCGTGATATCACTGAAGAAGATCCGTTTGAAGTAAAAGCAAAAGAATACAACCTCAACTACGTTAAGTTAGATGGTAACATCGGTTGTATGGTGAATGGGGCCGGCCTTGCGATGGCAACCATGGATATCGTTAAGTTAGCTGGTGCTGAACCTGCAAACTTCTTGGATGTCGGAGGTGGAGCAAACCCTACTACTGTAGAAAATGGTTTTAGACTCATCCTTTCTGATCCAAACGTAAAAGGAATCTTTGTAAACGTATTTGGTGGTATCGTTCGTTGTGACCGAGTGGCTGTCGGAATTATCGAAGCAACTAAAAAGGTAAACGTATCGGTTCCAGTAGTGGTTCGTTTGAAAGGAACTAACGCGGAAGAAGGGAAAAAAATCCTGAACGAATCCGGAATGAATATTGTTGGAGTAGAAGGACTCCGTGACGCGGCAGACAAAATTGTCTCCCTAATCAAAAAATAG
- the sucD gene encoding succinate--CoA ligase subunit alpha produces the protein MAVLVDENTRVVVQGITGKEGSFHATQMLEYGTKVVAGVTPGKGGQIWTSETGKTAPVRNTIKDAMIQDGANAAVIFVPPPFAADAILEGIFAEIPLVVCITEGIPTHDMLKVYSVLRNSKTKLVGPNCPGVINPRYNVKMGIMPGFIHTPGNIGIVSRSGTLTYESVASLTAAGLGQSTCIGIGGDPVPGMNHVEAVRLLNEDPDTEGIVMIGEIGGTSEEEAAAYIKAHVKKPVVGFIAGQTAPPGKRMGHAGAIISGGMGTATSKIAAMKDAGVSICAHIGEVGDKMKAALKK, from the coding sequence ATGGCTGTATTAGTTGATGAAAACACAAGAGTAGTCGTCCAAGGGATCACCGGTAAAGAAGGATCCTTTCATGCGACTCAAATGTTGGAATATGGTACAAAAGTAGTTGCCGGAGTCACTCCAGGCAAAGGTGGCCAGATCTGGACTTCCGAAACAGGAAAAACTGCTCCGGTTCGTAACACCATCAAAGATGCAATGATCCAAGACGGTGCCAACGCTGCTGTGATCTTTGTTCCCCCTCCATTCGCTGCTGACGCAATTTTGGAAGGAATCTTTGCTGAGATCCCACTCGTAGTTTGTATCACGGAAGGAATTCCTACTCACGATATGCTGAAAGTATACAGTGTGCTTCGTAATTCTAAAACGAAACTGGTAGGACCAAACTGTCCCGGCGTGATCAATCCTCGTTACAATGTTAAGATGGGAATTATGCCAGGTTTTATCCACACTCCAGGAAACATCGGTATCGTTTCTCGTTCCGGAACTTTGACTTATGAATCCGTTGCTTCCCTTACAGCGGCAGGCCTTGGCCAGTCCACTTGTATTGGAATCGGAGGAGACCCAGTTCCCGGAATGAACCACGTAGAAGCGGTTCGCCTACTCAACGAAGACCCAGACACTGAGGGAATCGTAATGATTGGTGAGATCGGCGGAACTTCGGAAGAAGAAGCTGCGGCTTACATCAAAGCGCATGTGAAAAAACCGGTAGTTGGTTTTATCGCAGGCCAAACAGCTCCTCCTGGAAAACGTATGGGCCATGCCGGTGCGATCATTTCCGGGGGAATGGGAACTGCCACTTCTAAGATTGCTGCCATGAAAGACGCTGGGGTCAGCATCTGTGCACATATTGGAGAAGTTGGTGATAAAATGAAGGCAGCCCTTAAAAAATAA
- a CDS encoding TolC family protein, whose translation MEQRSWVSSTLILLVSVGLLAAESGDKGFTLSLQDAVKYAIENNREVMQARLELAKADSSLMKYEGKYSWRALSKAELDQKQFPFNQNNIFTGTKTQTNTYSAGLEKLFTTGTYFKLEAKSQRFDSNAFEDPNKTPAGFTALGLPPLYTDTLSVTIAQDLLKNAFGANERNMEKILENQTEILREQMEDQVASKVVATLVDYWNYSVKESGYQTFEQLLKNTKNVRDLTIRKQGLGLSESFEVNQWNALLSQVEGQMAQASAEREEARRKLIRSLNLPEDTIFQKTTPLSEALPTKLDYAADIDYAYKHRADFRAIIRKKENAELSMRTAKNEALPSLKAAGTYGYQAQNTISPQNNYSDNRAGVFSYQYPVMQGSLDLSYPIMDKGVKAGIRDAEIQKRQVSLEEADLTKAVSDDVKTRIDILKASFQVMENAKHTEEESKKYYNGVLRSFQQGRFNALAVKNALDTHVQDQLSLVRAKVDYNINLHRYYVAKNALFEEYGVERSKLLPENL comes from the coding sequence ATGGAACAACGTTCATGGGTTTCAAGTACATTGATCCTCCTCGTTTCCGTGGGCCTGTTGGCTGCGGAGTCTGGAGATAAGGGATTTACGCTTAGCTTACAAGATGCAGTCAAGTATGCCATTGAAAACAACCGCGAGGTCATGCAGGCCCGATTGGAGTTAGCAAAGGCAGACTCTTCTCTGATGAAGTATGAGGGAAAGTATTCTTGGCGTGCCCTTTCCAAAGCGGAATTGGATCAAAAACAATTTCCTTTCAACCAAAACAATATCTTTACGGGAACCAAAACCCAAACCAATACCTATAGTGCTGGATTAGAAAAACTATTCACTACGGGAACTTACTTCAAACTAGAAGCAAAGTCACAACGTTTTGACTCGAACGCTTTTGAAGATCCGAATAAAACTCCTGCTGGATTTACAGCTCTCGGACTTCCTCCTTTATATACAGATACACTTTCTGTAACCATTGCCCAGGATTTACTAAAAAATGCCTTTGGTGCCAATGAACGGAATATGGAAAAAATCCTAGAAAACCAAACAGAGATATTGCGAGAGCAAATGGAAGACCAGGTAGCAAGTAAAGTGGTAGCCACTCTTGTTGACTATTGGAATTATTCTGTAAAGGAATCTGGATACCAAACCTTCGAACAACTTTTAAAAAATACAAAGAATGTGCGGGATCTTACCATCCGCAAACAGGGCCTTGGACTTTCGGAAAGTTTTGAAGTGAACCAATGGAATGCACTTCTCTCTCAAGTCGAAGGACAGATGGCGCAAGCCAGTGCAGAAAGAGAAGAAGCTCGTCGTAAACTCATTCGTTCTCTGAACCTTCCAGAAGACACGATTTTCCAAAAGACAACTCCTCTTTCGGAAGCTCTTCCTACAAAATTGGACTATGCCGCCGATATCGATTACGCATACAAACATAGAGCTGACTTTCGTGCTATCATTCGTAAAAAAGAAAACGCAGAATTATCAATGCGAACTGCGAAAAACGAAGCTCTTCCCTCTTTGAAGGCTGCAGGAACCTACGGATACCAAGCGCAAAATACAATTAGTCCACAAAACAACTATTCTGATAACCGTGCCGGAGTATTTTCCTACCAATACCCCGTGATGCAAGGTTCCCTAGACCTTTCTTATCCGATTATGGATAAGGGAGTGAAAGCAGGAATCCGTGATGCAGAAATTCAAAAACGCCAAGTTTCTTTGGAAGAAGCAGACTTAACAAAAGCAGTTTCTGATGATGTAAAAACTCGTATTGATATTTTAAAAGCCTCCTTCCAAGTAATGGAAAATGCAAAACATACAGAGGAAGAATCTAAAAAATATTACAATGGAGTATTACGTTCCTTCCAACAAGGAAGGTTCAATGCTCTGGCAGTCAAAAATGCATTAGATACTCATGTCCAAGACCAGTTGTCACTGGTCCGAGCAAAAGTAGATTACAACATCAATTTACACAGATACTATGTTGCCAAAAATGCTTTATTTGAAGAATACGGAGTGGAAAGATCCAAACTCCTACCAGAAAATCTTTAA
- a CDS encoding FmdB family zinc ribbon protein has product MATYDYHCNTCGKDFEHVQSMKDDALTECLCGKNGSVERRISASAGIIFKGSGFYVTDYKKADSGSTPPSTGNSDSGTP; this is encoded by the coding sequence ATGGCTACCTACGATTACCATTGTAATACATGCGGAAAAGACTTTGAACACGTCCAGTCGATGAAAGATGATGCACTCACAGAGTGCCTCTGTGGAAAAAATGGATCTGTCGAACGTAGGATTTCGGCAAGTGCAGGAATCATCTTCAAAGGATCTGGATTTTACGTAACCGATTACAAAAAAGCCGACTCTGGCTCCACTCCGCCTTCTACTGGCAATAGCGATTCAGGAACTCCTTAA
- a CDS encoding LpxI family protein, with protein MVSKGRLAIIAGGGELPHIGMKEALLAGEDPLFLGLIESDFTPREHSARTIPVHITQVGKILKTIQKEKITRILMLGKVRKDLLFQKLKFDLKALAILARTINRNDYPIFLAIADEFEAMGVKVISQKIYLQSLLLPEGRYTPKKFNSQELKDIDFGMFYAEKMADLDIGQMVVVSDESVIAVEAVEGTDETIKRGGLYTKKKGDAVVCKSPKTKQDNRFDLPTIGIHTFQIMLESGCKTLCIREGETLVVDPKATIEFATKHKLNFCVVGKSGSKVLNGNQKKIPST; from the coding sequence TTGGTATCCAAAGGCCGATTAGCCATTATTGCTGGTGGTGGGGAGTTGCCCCATATTGGAATGAAGGAAGCCCTCCTTGCGGGTGAGGACCCCTTATTTCTTGGACTCATTGAATCAGACTTCACACCGAGAGAACACAGTGCACGTACGATTCCCGTCCACATTACCCAAGTTGGTAAAATTCTAAAAACCATCCAAAAAGAAAAAATCACCCGAATTTTGATGCTAGGAAAAGTTCGTAAAGACCTACTCTTCCAAAAGTTAAAATTCGATCTCAAGGCTCTCGCCATCCTTGCTCGCACCATCAACCGAAATGACTATCCCATCTTTCTTGCCATCGCCGATGAGTTTGAAGCCATGGGTGTCAAAGTCATTTCCCAAAAGATCTACTTACAATCCTTACTCCTTCCCGAAGGTCGTTATACTCCCAAAAAGTTTAACTCCCAGGAACTTAAGGATATCGACTTTGGAATGTTTTACGCCGAAAAAATGGCCGATTTAGACATCGGACAAATGGTTGTTGTCAGTGACGAATCGGTAATTGCTGTGGAAGCGGTAGAAGGGACAGATGAGACCATCAAACGAGGTGGTTTGTATACTAAAAAGAAAGGTGATGCAGTTGTTTGTAAAAGCCCCAAAACCAAACAAGACAACCGCTTTGACCTGCCCACCATCGGTATCCACACTTTCCAGATAATGCTTGAGAGTGGCTGCAAAACACTTTGCATTCGAGAAGGAGAAACCTTGGTGGTGGATCCAAAAGCTACAATTGAATTTGCAACCAAACACAAATTAAACTTTTGTGTCGTAGGAAAAAGCGGAAGTAAGGTCCTCAATGGTAACCAAAAAAAAATCCCATCGACATGA
- the lpxB gene encoding lipid-A-disaccharide synthase codes for MVTKKKSHRHESDKNILVIAGEHSGDLLGADLLQELAILEPEYKFYGIGGEGMIEHGLDSMEELEHLSVIGFSEALKKYSFLKKIFYRVLEETTHRPTKLAILIDYPGFNLRLAKELKLRGIPTVFYVSPQIWAWKFNRIYFIKEQIALMLTLFRFEEEIYTEYGVNAKFVGHPITKRIPEKLKKEPMITEKLPDSHHGYTVGLLPGSRKGEIRRLIDPILGTAALLHEQCKLEKKKIVFLLPNINAKEESFLLEKIDSLKQIHPDIQIHYLWNASLRVMETSDLLLIASGTATLEGLYFETPMVILYKVSLFTYLLGSLLMRSKFIGLANILSGEEVCREITQNECQPKYIFQEAWKILSNTKLRNKMKGILRDAKERELGTTNASKKAAKEIQSLLRSLSD; via the coding sequence ATGGTAACCAAAAAAAAATCCCATCGACATGAGTCTGACAAAAATATCTTAGTCATTGCCGGCGAACATTCCGGTGATTTACTCGGAGCTGATCTTTTACAAGAATTGGCGATTCTCGAACCAGAATATAAATTCTATGGAATTGGTGGGGAAGGAATGATCGAACACGGACTTGATTCCATGGAAGAATTGGAACACTTAAGTGTGATTGGATTTTCCGAAGCCTTAAAAAAATACAGTTTTCTAAAAAAGATATTCTATCGGGTTTTAGAAGAGACCACACATAGACCTACTAAACTTGCTATTTTAATAGATTATCCAGGATTTAACCTCCGTTTGGCGAAAGAATTAAAATTACGAGGAATCCCGACTGTCTTCTATGTATCTCCCCAAATTTGGGCTTGGAAATTTAACAGAATCTATTTTATCAAAGAACAGATTGCACTTATGCTTACCCTCTTCCGATTCGAGGAAGAAATATATACTGAATATGGTGTGAATGCAAAATTTGTGGGCCATCCCATCACCAAAAGAATTCCAGAGAAACTAAAAAAAGAACCTATGATCACGGAAAAACTTCCTGACTCCCACCACGGTTATACTGTAGGCCTTCTTCCTGGTTCCAGAAAAGGAGAAATTCGTAGGCTCATTGACCCCATTCTTGGAACCGCAGCCCTCCTCCATGAACAATGCAAATTAGAGAAAAAGAAAATAGTTTTCCTGCTGCCAAATATCAATGCTAAAGAAGAATCCTTCCTTTTAGAAAAAATTGATTCCTTAAAACAAATCCATCCCGACATCCAAATCCATTACCTATGGAATGCATCCCTCCGAGTGATGGAAACCAGTGACCTACTTCTGATTGCTTCAGGAACTGCTACTTTAGAAGGATTATACTTTGAAACACCGATGGTGATTCTCTATAAGGTGAGTTTGTTTACTTATCTTTTAGGATCTTTACTGATGAGGTCTAAATTCATAGGTCTTGCCAATATTCTATCAGGAGAGGAAGTTTGTCGGGAAATCACACAAAACGAGTGCCAACCGAAGTATATTTTCCAAGAGGCGTGGAAAATTCTATCAAATACAAAACTAAGAAACAAAATGAAAGGAATCCTTCGGGATGCAAAGGAAAGAGAGCTCGGAACTACCAATGCATCCAAAAAAGCTGCTAAGGAAATCCAATCACTCCTTAGATCCCTTTCGGATTAA